GATGAGTTACGTGGACGGACACAACGATGATCCCACTCCCTTCGTCTGGTCCAAGACAGCAGAAGAGATCATCGAAAAGGTTGGCAGAGCCAGGCGCGCGCTGGATAATGCCCCAACAGCGTGAATCACATCACTAGCTCGTGGGCCAATTGTCTCGTTTCCTGCTCATGGCCTCATGAGCGAAGACATCGTCGCCGCGGAAGGCATCTTCGATCCGGAACGGCACCAGGCCCTGGCGGGGATGCCCTGGGATGCGAGCCTCGCAAGGGCCGCGATCGGCGAGATCGTGGCGGATTTCGTGGCCTCCCGGCGCGCAGACGGCAGCTGGCCGACCCATCTCCTCGACGGCGGCGAGCTACCGGGCAACGAGCGGCATTGGACTTCGTACTTCGGAGCAGCGGGGGCGGTCAGCAGCCTTCGCATCCTGGGCGCCGCGGGTTACGACGCTCCGGATTTTTCGTCTTCGCTCGTGGAAATCGCAGACGCCTATCGGAAGCAGCCGGATCGCGAACTCGAAACGGGGCTTCAGATGGGGGAGATCGGAATCCTCGCGCCAGCCGTGCTTGCGAATCCGGCCAGCCGGCTGCTCGGCGATCGGATGGAACACGCGATGGACGAGACCCTCGGGCATCCGGCGCGAGAGATCACCTCCGGCGAGACCGGTGCGCTGCATGCAGCGCTGACGTTGTTCCGTGCCACGGGCCACGAACGCTGGGAGCGGCAGGCCGAGCGACTTGCTCGCTCGTTGGTGGATAGCTGGGAGGAGCGAGCGAACGGCCACTGGCATTGGACGAGTCACGTGTTCGGTTTCCAGCGTTCGTACTATGGCGCCTGCCATGGTGTGGCGGGAAACGGCGGCGCTTTGTTGCGCGCGCTGGAATTCTTGCCGGAGCTCGATGCGGAGACGATCGTCAGGCGGGTCACGCGAACGTTGGTCGGCGGTGCGCTCGAGGAGGGTGAAGGCCTGAACTGGCCGGTCAGCGAGGACGCTTCGGGAACACGACGCCTCGTTCAGTGGTGCCATGGCGCGCCGGGTGTCGTGACGGCGCTCGCCGCCGCTCCGCCAATGGAGGAATTGGACCGACTGCTGCTCGGGGCCGGCGAACTCGTCTGGAAGGCCGGCCCGCTGCGCAAGGGTCCGAGCCTCTGCCACGGAACGGCAGGGAACGGGTACGCCTTGCTCGGCCTCGTTCAGCGAACCGGGGATGCCAGCTGGCTCGATCGCGCCCGTGCCTTCGCGATGCATGGGATTCGTCAGCGGCAGCGCGCCCGATCCCGCTACGGCCAGGGTCGATTCACGTTGTGGACGGGTGATGGGGGACTGGCGGTGTTTCTCAGCCACTGCCTGGAACCCGAGCGGATGGCGTTTCCTGGGCTCGAACTGCTCTAACGGGGCATCCGGACCTCGAGAAGGCTCCGTGGCTCCGGCTGGCAGAAATCGATGAGCTGGGCCCTTTTTGCTTGAAAATCTGCCTGCGCGCAGGTAGAAAATAGACATGTCCGCCGCGCTCGAACTGACGCCCAAGGCCGAGCGGACCCGCGCCGCAATTCTGGCAGCTGCAGAAGACCTGTTCGCCCAGCACGGGTTTCGCGGTACTCGCCTCGAGGACGTGGCCCTTGCCGTAGGGATCCGGCGTGCGTCGATCGTCTACTACTTTCGCGGGAAGCCCGAGCTCTACGACGCGGTCCTTGGGGACGCCCTGGGTGGCCTGTTGGATCAGCTGCGTGAGGCGCTGGTTGCCGATGGCCCGCTCGCAGAGCGGATCGAGGCTGCGGTATCGGTTTGGGTCGGATTCCTCGGCGGCCGCCCGAACCTCGCGCGTTTGCTGCTGCGCGACGCCGTCGAAGCGGAACCCGGTGCGGCCCCTGGCGTCGTGGCACACACGAAGCCCTTTCGGGTTCTCGCCGAGTCGATGGTCGATCAAGCCGGAGCGGGTGGAGAGCGTCCGAGTGCCTCCGGCATCGACGCCGCGCATCTCGCAAGTGCGATCGCTGGCGCCACGCTCTTCTTCCTTGGCGCGATGCCGGCGTTGGTTCCCGATCTCGAGTTCGATCCTTCTTCAGCGGAGCACCTGGAAGCCCATCGGCAGGAGCTGCTTCGCATCACCCGTCGGCTACTGGGCGAGGAAGCCGGCTGACACCACGAGGTTCCCCATGGCCGCCCCCCATCTCACACCGAACGACGCCTTCGATCGCTTCAATCATCTGCAAGATGCCAGCGCAGCGCCTGATCCGTATCCCGAATGGGCGAAGAAACGCCGTGAGACACCGGTCTGGCTGGTCTCACCTTCCGATTTCTTCGAGTCGGGAACGCAGACACCGGGAAGCCCGGAGCAGATCGCGGTCCCCCTGTCCTTCGATGCGGTCGTCGATGTGCTGCGCGATGGGGAGACCTTTTCGTCCTCGGCGTACGCCAACACGATGGGCCTCGTGATGGGCCATTCGATTCTGGAGATGGATGAGCCCGAGCACTTCCGATACCGCCGGTTGATCCAATCGGCGTTCAAGCGGCGCCAGCTCGCCCGCTGGGAGAACGAGCTCGTGCGCCCGCTCGTCGAGAGCTGTGTTGCGGAGATCCGCTCCAGGGGCCGGGGCGATCTGGTACGCGATCTGACCTTTCCGTTCCCGGTGCGCGTCGTCTGCGGGATGATCGGCCTGCCCGAAAAGATGCACGCGACCTTCCATCGCCTGGCCCTCGAGCTGATCATGATCTCGTTCGATCCGGCGCTCGGAATGGCAGCTTCGGCCGGCTTGCGTGAACTCTTTTCCGGTGTGCTCGCAGAGCGGCGGCGGGCTCCGCGCGACGATCTGATCAGCCATCTCGCCACGGCCGAGCTCGACGGAACCCGGCTCGACGATGAACAGATCTATGCCTTCCTGCGGCTGCTTGCGCCGGCGGGTGCCGAGACGACCTTTCGGTCGTCGAGCAATCTGCTCGTGGGTCTTCTCTCGGATCCGGAACAATGGGAAGCCGTCCGGTGCGATCCGGGCCTGGTTCCTGCGGCGATCGAGGAGGGGCTCCGCTGGGAAAGCCCGCTGACCGGCATCCAGCGGACGGCGGTTCGAGATGCGGAAGTTCGTGGCGTGAAGATCCCGGCCGGTACACCGGTCCACGTCTGCCTCGGCGCGGCCAACCGGGACGAAACCCGTTGGGAGAATCCAGACCGATTCGACATCCATCGCCCCCACATGCACCATGCGTCCTTCGCATTCGGGCCGCATACCTGTATGGGAATGCACCTCGCGCGAATGGAGACCCGGGTTCTACTCGAGACGCTCATCGAACGATTGCCCGGCCTGCGTTTGGATCCGGAGGCTCTGGGCGTTCAGATCACCGGCCGGATGTTCCGTTCTCCCCTCGCACTGCCTGTCGTGTTCGACGCCTGAGGCCGCGCCAACCTCGCTATCCTTCCCGGTCGATGTCGATCTACGAATGGCTCTTCCCCTGCATCCGTCCGCTGCCTACGGAACTGGCCCATCAGCTGGGGCATTGGACGCTACAGCTGCCCATCCCATGGGGTGGGAGTCCGCCCAAGGATCCGTTCGTGTGGAAGGGGGTCCGTTTCCGCAACCGCGTCGGAATCGCAGCGGGCTTCGACAAGAACGGCATGGTCCTCCCGGGCATCGCCCGCATGGGAGTGGGGTTCGTCGAGGTCGGCACCATCCTGACCGAGCCCTGGTCTGGCAATCCGAGGCCGCGCATGAGTCGGCTTCCGGAGGAACGGGCGGTCTGGAACCGCCTGGGTTTTACGAGCGATGGTCTGGAGCCCGTGGCCCAACGCCTGGGCGAGTTCCAACGAAGGGATCGGAGCGGTCTGGTGATCGCGTGCAACATCGCGCCCCATCCGCGCACGGTGAAGACGGCCGGCGATGATCCGAACTTCCTGGACCGTGCCCGCGAAGAACTGGCCTGCCTCGCACGCGGCCTCCACGCGGAGGCGGATCTCTTCGTCGTCAACTTGAGTTCGCCCAACACCCGGGGCCTACGGGATCTCCTCTACGGCCCGGGTTTTCGCGACGAGTTGATCGAGCCGCTCGGTGAGGAGATCCGAGCGCTGGACGTGGCAGCGGGCAAAACGGATCGGACCCCTCTTCTCGTGAAACTTCCGCCGGAAGACGCGGACGGCAAGCCCTGGACGCCGGACAGCATCGCCGCTTGTGCCGGGCCGCTTTCGCAGCCGGGTGCCTGCGATGGCTTCGTGGCGGTGAACACGTCGATCGGCCTTGCCCGTGACCGTTCGCTCAGTCCGGATCCGCAGCTTCCCGGTGGCCTTTCGGGCGCGCCTCTGCTGCCGCTCGCCGTGGCCGGGGTCAAGATGCTCGGAGAACTCCGACGCGAGGATCAGCTGCTGATCGGCGTCGGCGGCGTCGATCGTCCGGAAGACGCCGTGGCGCTCCACCGGGCCGGTGCGGATCTGGTGGAGGTCTACACCGGAATGATCTACCACGGGCCGGGCTTTCCGGCGGACTGTGCGCGGGCGTTGGCGGGGGTTGGTTAGGCGGGGGGAGTTCCGCTTTCAGGGAACGCGTGCACCGCATCCGCCAGGGCTTGGACGACATTCTGCCGCAGGGATTGGTCCGTTCCGCCGAGCCGCACCATGACGAGATCCCGGGCAGGGTCGACCACGATGTATTGGCCCCGGAAGCCGCTGGCGTAGAAGCG
This DNA window, taken from bacterium, encodes the following:
- a CDS encoding TetR/AcrR family transcriptional regulator; protein product: MSAALELTPKAERTRAAILAAAEDLFAQHGFRGTRLEDVALAVGIRRASIVYYFRGKPELYDAVLGDALGGLLDQLREALVADGPLAERIEAAVSVWVGFLGGRPNLARLLLRDAVEAEPGAAPGVVAHTKPFRVLAESMVDQAGAGGERPSASGIDAAHLASAIAGATLFFLGAMPALVPDLEFDPSSAEHLEAHRQELLRITRRLLGEEAG
- a CDS encoding dihydroorotate dehydrogenase 2, with the protein product MSIYEWLFPCIRPLPTELAHQLGHWTLQLPIPWGGSPPKDPFVWKGVRFRNRVGIAAGFDKNGMVLPGIARMGVGFVEVGTILTEPWSGNPRPRMSRLPEERAVWNRLGFTSDGLEPVAQRLGEFQRRDRSGLVIACNIAPHPRTVKTAGDDPNFLDRAREELACLARGLHAEADLFVVNLSSPNTRGLRDLLYGPGFRDELIEPLGEEIRALDVAAGKTDRTPLLVKLPPEDADGKPWTPDSIAACAGPLSQPGACDGFVAVNTSIGLARDRSLSPDPQLPGGLSGAPLLPLAVAGVKMLGELRREDQLLIGVGGVDRPEDAVALHRAGADLVEVYTGMIYHGPGFPADCARALAGVG
- a CDS encoding lanthionine synthetase translates to MSEDIVAAEGIFDPERHQALAGMPWDASLARAAIGEIVADFVASRRADGSWPTHLLDGGELPGNERHWTSYFGAAGAVSSLRILGAAGYDAPDFSSSLVEIADAYRKQPDRELETGLQMGEIGILAPAVLANPASRLLGDRMEHAMDETLGHPAREITSGETGALHAALTLFRATGHERWERQAERLARSLVDSWEERANGHWHWTSHVFGFQRSYYGACHGVAGNGGALLRALEFLPELDAETIVRRVTRTLVGGALEEGEGLNWPVSEDASGTRRLVQWCHGAPGVVTALAAAPPMEELDRLLLGAGELVWKAGPLRKGPSLCHGTAGNGYALLGLVQRTGDASWLDRARAFAMHGIRQRQRARSRYGQGRFTLWTGDGGLAVFLSHCLEPERMAFPGLELL
- a CDS encoding cytochrome P450, which codes for MAAPHLTPNDAFDRFNHLQDASAAPDPYPEWAKKRRETPVWLVSPSDFFESGTQTPGSPEQIAVPLSFDAVVDVLRDGETFSSSAYANTMGLVMGHSILEMDEPEHFRYRRLIQSAFKRRQLARWENELVRPLVESCVAEIRSRGRGDLVRDLTFPFPVRVVCGMIGLPEKMHATFHRLALELIMISFDPALGMAASAGLRELFSGVLAERRRAPRDDLISHLATAELDGTRLDDEQIYAFLRLLAPAGAETTFRSSSNLLVGLLSDPEQWEAVRCDPGLVPAAIEEGLRWESPLTGIQRTAVRDAEVRGVKIPAGTPVHVCLGAANRDETRWENPDRFDIHRPHMHHASFAFGPHTCMGMHLARMETRVLLETLIERLPGLRLDPEALGVQITGRMFRSPLALPVVFDA